One segment of Proteus appendicitidis DNA contains the following:
- the hybE gene encoding hydrogenase-2 assembly chaperone — protein MSEISWDIEGYDEPPVEQLEARFSEIAEKEMKGLPFYREGIPVKAGGFTLFENQWIGAVLTPWMLELVVFPGPSQEWPHRKVGERIGLELPCGQIKFVVGELAGDMQYLACSLMSPLDRHLSGEHAVELVENSVKMALSLPVQTQSVAEVDLSRRSLFRGQLRS, from the coding sequence ATGAGTGAAATAAGCTGGGATATCGAAGGATACGATGAACCGCCTGTTGAGCAACTTGAAGCGCGTTTTAGTGAAATTGCTGAAAAAGAGATGAAAGGGCTTCCTTTTTATCGAGAAGGTATTCCTGTAAAAGCAGGGGGCTTTACCTTATTTGAAAATCAGTGGATTGGCGCTGTTCTTACTCCGTGGATGCTAGAGCTAGTCGTTTTTCCGGGACCTTCACAAGAATGGCCACATCGAAAAGTCGGTGAGCGCATTGGATTAGAATTACCTTGTGGTCAGATTAAATTCGTTGTGGGGGAGCTTGCTGGTGATATGCAATATCTCGCGTGTTCATTAATGTCGCCACTTGATAGACACCTTTCAGGGGAACATGCTGTTGAGTTGGTGGAAAATAGTGTAAAAATGGCACTTTCTCTTCCTGTTCAGACACAATCCGTAGCAGAAGTTGATTTAAGTCGTCGTTCTCTCTTCCGTGGTCAGTTAAGATCATAG
- the hybA gene encoding hydrogenase 2 operon protein HybA — translation MNRRHFFKLASGGVLLAGMAPTASHAAAQNRPPIPGSLGMLYDSTLCVGCQACVTKCQEINHPEPMERGDTYANGDPTWSNNDKLSPYTNNIIQIWRDGTGENKDQLENGYAFIKKQCMHCVDANCVSVCPVSALTKDPKTGIVHYHADICTGCRYCMVGCPYNIPKYDYDDPFGKLYKCELCNQKGVERLDKGLLPGCVEVCPTGAVIFGTREELLEEAKRRLAKKAGEEYHYPRQTISGGDTYLHKIPEYQDHIYGEFEGGGTQVMVLSAVPFSNLGMPEVAPLSTGARSEHIQHTLYKGMVLPIAALAGITYLVNRNSKKQEQEHHKEDNDVES, via the coding sequence GTGAATAGGCGTCATTTCTTTAAGCTGGCATCAGGTGGGGTTCTCCTTGCGGGAATGGCACCCACTGCGAGTCATGCTGCGGCGCAGAACCGTCCCCCAATTCCTGGGTCTCTCGGTATGCTCTACGACTCTACACTGTGTGTAGGCTGTCAAGCATGTGTCACAAAATGTCAGGAAATTAATCACCCGGAGCCAATGGAGCGTGGTGATACTTACGCTAATGGTGATCCGACTTGGTCAAACAATGACAAATTAAGTCCTTACACAAATAACATTATTCAAATTTGGCGTGATGGTACTGGTGAAAATAAAGACCAACTGGAAAACGGTTACGCCTTTATTAAGAAACAATGTATGCATTGTGTTGATGCAAACTGCGTTTCTGTTTGTCCTGTTTCTGCGTTAACCAAAGATCCAAAAACCGGTATTGTCCATTATCACGCGGATATCTGTACAGGTTGTCGTTACTGTATGGTGGGATGCCCTTATAACATTCCAAAATACGATTATGATGATCCATTTGGTAAGCTCTATAAATGCGAGCTTTGTAACCAAAAAGGGGTTGAGCGTTTAGATAAAGGCTTATTACCAGGCTGTGTTGAAGTTTGTCCTACTGGTGCGGTTATTTTCGGGACACGCGAAGAGTTGCTGGAAGAAGCAAAACGTCGTTTAGCGAAAAAAGCGGGTGAAGAATATCATTACCCACGTCAAACCATTAGTGGTGGCGACACTTATCTGCATAAAATTCCTGAATATCAAGATCATATCTATGGTGAGTTTGAAGGTGGCGGTACGCAAGTCATGGTACTTTCTGCTGTTCCTTTCAGCAATTTAGGTATGCCAGAAGTGGCACCATTATCAACGGGCGCACGTTCTGAACATATTCAACATACGCTGTACAAAGGCATGGTATTACCAATAGCAGCCCTTGCAGGGATCACCTATTTGGTTAACCGTAATAGTAAAAAACAAGAGCAGGAACACCACAAGGAGGATAACGATGTCGAGTCATGA
- the hypB gene encoding hydrogenase nickel incorporation protein HypB encodes MCSTCGCGEGNVRIEGVEPHSHDHHHHHSHDHDHHDHGHHHDHGHHGHDHHHEHNATPANTVHKYIDKSEQKHKHNYETHGQPIIVHHHYYHNSGDVHLHFYNDAQLNETPVFHEHHHGHDDHHEHEHSHNHDHAHSHDHADDHSHEHSHHHSHSHDHDHDHEHDHEEQFSPVIENQNMHYGQGEAGTHAPGISQKRMLKIEMDVLDKNNRIAVHNREHFEQQNVLALNLVSSPGSGKTTLLTQTLKQLAQRVSCAVIEGDQQTTNDADRIRETGVPAIQVNTGKGCHLDAQMVHDATHQLGLQDNSILFIENVGNLVCPASFDLGEKHKVAILSVTEGEDKPLKYPHMFAAADLMIINKIDLVPHLNIDVQACIESARRVNPNIEIIALSATTGEGMEEWLAWLESRLCA; translated from the coding sequence ATGTGTAGCACTTGCGGTTGTGGCGAAGGCAATGTCAGAATTGAAGGCGTAGAGCCTCATTCACATGATCACCACCATCATCACTCTCATGACCATGATCATCACGACCACGGTCATCATCATGATCACGGCCATCATGGGCATGATCACCATCATGAACACAATGCTACTCCAGCGAATACTGTTCATAAATATATTGATAAGTCTGAGCAAAAGCATAAGCATAACTACGAAACACATGGTCAGCCTATCATCGTTCATCACCACTATTACCATAACAGTGGCGATGTTCATCTCCATTTTTATAACGATGCTCAGCTAAACGAAACGCCTGTTTTCCATGAACACCATCATGGGCATGACGATCATCATGAGCATGAACATTCACACAATCATGACCATGCTCACAGTCACGATCATGCTGATGATCATAGCCATGAACATTCACATCATCATTCTCACAGCCACGATCATGATCATGATCATGAACATGATCACGAAGAGCAATTTAGCCCTGTAATTGAAAATCAGAATATGCATTATGGTCAAGGTGAAGCAGGTACACATGCTCCCGGTATTAGCCAAAAGCGTATGCTGAAAATTGAAATGGATGTGTTGGATAAAAATAACCGTATTGCTGTTCATAACCGTGAACATTTTGAACAACAAAATGTGTTGGCATTGAATTTAGTTTCAAGCCCCGGCTCTGGTAAAACGACACTATTAACTCAAACATTAAAACAGTTAGCACAACGTGTGTCTTGCGCTGTGATCGAAGGCGATCAGCAAACCACTAATGACGCGGATCGTATCCGTGAAACAGGCGTGCCAGCTATCCAAGTGAATACAGGTAAAGGTTGTCACCTTGATGCACAAATGGTGCATGATGCGACACATCAATTAGGCTTACAAGATAACAGCATTCTCTTTATTGAAAACGTGGGTAACTTAGTTTGCCCTGCCAGTTTTGATCTGGGTGAGAAACATAAAGTTGCTATTCTTTCTGTCACTGAAGGTGAAGATAAACCGCTGAAATATCCGCATATGTTTGCTGCGGCTGATTTAATGATTATCAACAAAATTGATTTAGTGCCACATCTGAATATTGACGTTCAAGCCTGTATTGAATCGGCTCGCCGTGTTAACCCAAATATCGAAATCATTGCGTTATCAGCAACAACGGGTGAAGGCATGGAAGAGTGGTTAGCTTGGTTGGAGAGCCGTTT
- the hybC gene encoding hydrogenase 2 large subunit, translating to MSQRITIDPITRIEGHLRVDCEIDNGKVVKAWSSGTMWRGMEEILKGSDPRDAWIIVQRICGVCTTVHAIASVRAVEDALGMDIPVNAQYIRNIILASHILHDHIVHFYQLSAMDWVDITSALQADPEKASAMLKGVSQWQLNSAEEFRKVQKKIQGLVDSGQLGIFANGYWGHSAMKLPPEVNLIAVAHYLQALECQRDANRIVAVLGGKTPHIQNLAVGGVANPINLDAPSVLNLERLMYVKHFIDNLGDFIEQVYKVDTAIFAAYYPEWLKIGKGANYYLSVPELPINGNNTEFLLSGGYMEGVDFSTYRPIKDWKDENLKDGIEESGKHAWYEDDEPLKPWEGLTRPKYTGWDENEKYSWVKSPTFYGKPVEVGTLAWLVCGLAGKHEGTVKHYNEINGIYTKLTGETLVNEQLESTWGRIIGRTVHACVLQDSLNFLWQSLVDNIGRGDTAAFIKPEFEPGKEYRGVGFEEASRGMLSHWIVFKDGKITNYQAVVPSTWNAGPRNFNDEPGPYELSLVGTPVADPKKPLEVVRTIHSFDPCMACAVHMVDLTGKELSKVKVL from the coding sequence ATGAGCCAACGCATTACTATTGATCCTATTACCCGTATTGAAGGGCATTTACGCGTCGATTGTGAAATTGATAACGGAAAAGTTGTTAAGGCTTGGTCTTCCGGTACCATGTGGCGCGGAATGGAGGAGATCCTAAAAGGAAGCGATCCTCGTGATGCATGGATTATCGTACAACGTATTTGTGGTGTTTGTACGACAGTTCACGCCATTGCCTCAGTACGTGCAGTTGAAGATGCCTTAGGGATGGATATTCCTGTCAATGCGCAGTATATCCGTAACATTATTCTGGCTTCTCACATTCTTCATGACCATATCGTTCACTTCTATCAGCTTTCTGCGATGGACTGGGTTGATATTACTTCAGCATTACAAGCTGATCCTGAAAAAGCGTCAGCAATGCTGAAAGGTGTTTCTCAGTGGCAATTAAACTCTGCTGAAGAGTTCAGAAAAGTTCAGAAGAAAATTCAAGGTCTAGTGGACAGCGGTCAGTTAGGTATTTTCGCTAACGGCTACTGGGGTCACTCAGCAATGAAATTACCGCCAGAAGTTAACCTGATTGCGGTTGCTCACTATCTGCAAGCACTTGAATGTCAGCGTGATGCAAACCGTATCGTAGCGGTTCTGGGTGGTAAAACTCCACACATTCAAAACTTGGCAGTGGGTGGGGTTGCTAACCCAATTAACCTTGATGCACCAAGTGTTCTTAACTTAGAACGTCTAATGTATGTTAAGCACTTTATCGATAATCTTGGCGATTTTATTGAACAAGTTTATAAAGTCGATACTGCGATTTTTGCTGCTTATTACCCAGAGTGGCTAAAAATTGGTAAAGGTGCGAACTACTATTTATCTGTACCTGAATTACCTATTAACGGTAATAACACTGAGTTTTTATTATCTGGTGGTTATATGGAAGGCGTTGATTTCTCAACGTATCGTCCAATTAAAGACTGGAAAGATGAAAACCTGAAGGACGGTATCGAAGAAAGTGGTAAGCATGCTTGGTATGAAGATGATGAACCATTAAAACCGTGGGAAGGTTTGACTCGTCCTAAATATACAGGTTGGGATGAGAACGAAAAATACTCATGGGTTAAATCACCGACATTCTATGGCAAACCTGTCGAAGTGGGTACATTAGCATGGTTAGTATGTGGTTTAGCAGGTAAGCATGAAGGGACTGTTAAACATTACAACGAAATCAATGGTATCTATACTAAATTAACAGGTGAAACACTGGTTAATGAGCAGTTAGAGTCAACTTGGGGACGTATTATTGGACGTACTGTTCATGCGTGCGTGTTACAAGATTCTCTAAACTTCTTGTGGCAATCACTGGTTGATAATATTGGTCGTGGCGATACTGCTGCCTTTATTAAACCAGAGTTTGAACCCGGTAAAGAGTATCGTGGTGTAGGTTTTGAAGAAGCCTCTCGCGGTATGTTATCTCACTGGATCGTATTTAAAGACGGTAAAATCACTAACTATCAGGCGGTTGTTCCATCAACATGGAATGCGGGTCCTCGTAACTTTAATGATGAACCGGGTCCTTATGAGTTATCACTTGTTGGTACACCTGTTGCTGATCCGAAAAAACCATTAGAAGTGGTAAGAACAATCCACTCCTTTGACCCATGTATGGCGTGTGCTGTGCATATGGTTGATTTAACAGGTAAAGAACTAAGTAAGGTGAAGGTATTATAA
- the exbB gene encoding tonB-system energizer ExbB, with the protein MRNLTASILLAIGLTGSAFADTTPATPTEQPTTAAVSSTAATPGTATPTTATPTTATSSTTTTTGNEVKAVGTETTKPEGENTPVTTAENSENVPSATENTSSEVQPEMVAGGGFAEDLSVMGMYRNADLVVKSVMIGLLLASIVTWALFFAKGSYLISLRRRLRKETAQLVEAKSLNDALAISKKFGNKSATADFFNDAELERTYSQESKVASGIKERVEMRMERRVAAIIRELGRGNGYLATIGAISPFIGLFGTVWGIMNSFIGIAHSQTTNLAVVAPGIAEALLATAIGLIAAIPAVIIYNIFARMIAGYRGEIGDIATGVVTLVSRDLDIENSKAR; encoded by the coding sequence ATGCGTAATTTGACAGCTTCTATTCTATTGGCAATCGGTCTGACAGGCTCTGCTTTTGCGGATACGACTCCTGCCACACCAACTGAACAGCCAACTACTGCTGCCGTTTCTTCAACAGCTGCTACACCGGGAACTGCTACACCGACAACCGCGACACCAACAACTGCGACTTCTTCTACGACCACGACAACGGGTAATGAAGTGAAAGCAGTGGGTACTGAAACCACAAAGCCTGAAGGTGAAAATACACCTGTGACAACGGCTGAGAATTCAGAAAATGTACCTTCAGCGACAGAAAATACCTCCTCAGAAGTACAACCTGAAATGGTTGCTGGTGGTGGCTTCGCTGAAGATTTATCTGTAATGGGTATGTACCGTAATGCGGACTTAGTCGTTAAAAGTGTCATGATTGGCTTACTGTTAGCCTCTATTGTTACTTGGGCGCTATTTTTCGCAAAAGGAAGCTACTTGATTTCACTGCGTCGTCGCTTAAGAAAAGAGACGGCTCAGTTAGTTGAAGCTAAATCACTTAACGATGCGTTAGCGATTAGCAAAAAATTTGGTAATAAGAGCGCAACCGCTGATTTCTTTAATGATGCAGAATTAGAGCGTACTTACTCTCAAGAAAGTAAAGTCGCATCAGGTATTAAAGAGCGTGTTGAAATGCGTATGGAACGTCGCGTTGCTGCAATTATTCGTGAATTAGGCCGCGGTAATGGTTATTTAGCCACAATCGGTGCAATTTCTCCTTTTATCGGTCTTTTCGGTACGGTTTGGGGGATCATGAATAGCTTTATCGGTATTGCACATTCTCAAACGACAAACCTTGCTGTTGTTGCGCCGGGTATTGCAGAAGCGTTATTAGCAACCGCGATTGGTCTGATTGCGGCAATTCCAGCGGTTATTATCTATAACATTTTTGCTCGTATGATCGCAGGTTATCGTGGTGAAATTGGTGATATCGCAACAGGTGTGGTGACATTAGTCAGCCGTGATTTAGATATCGAAAACAGCAAAGCAAGGTAA
- the hybO gene encoding hydrogenase 2 small subunit, with protein sequence MALGNNVFSHHGINRRDFMKLCAALSATMGLSGKAAAEMSEAMASPERPPVIWIGAQECTGCTESLLRATHPTLENLVLDVIALEYHEVLSAAFGDQAEENKHNAMEKYKGKYVLVVDGSIPDKDGGVYCMVAGKPILEHIKEAAEGAAAIIAIGSCSAWGGVPATGGNPTGAKSLEAILPGKTVINIPGCPPNPHNFLATVAHIITFNKLPKLDSKNRPLFAYERLIHENCERRPHFDAGRFAKEFGDEGHRQGWCLYHLGCKGPETYGNCPTLEFCDVGGGIWPVGIGHPCYGCNEEGIGFTKGIFQLANVYQPTPKAQVPDVNAKEGGGVSYGAAGLLGAVVGAVAGVSVMAVRQLGRDKNATGASQEDKR encoded by the coding sequence ATGGCCTTGGGGAATAATGTTTTTTCCCATCATGGTATTAACCGACGCGATTTTATGAAATTGTGTGCTGCGTTGTCAGCTACCATGGGATTAAGCGGCAAAGCTGCCGCGGAAATGTCAGAAGCAATGGCATCACCTGAACGCCCACCTGTTATCTGGATTGGCGCTCAGGAATGTACTGGGTGTACGGAGTCTTTATTACGAGCAACTCACCCTACTCTAGAAAACCTCGTTCTTGATGTTATCGCACTCGAATATCACGAAGTGCTTTCTGCAGCTTTTGGTGATCAAGCTGAAGAAAATAAACACAATGCGATGGAGAAATACAAAGGTAAGTACGTCCTCGTTGTTGACGGTTCAATCCCAGACAAAGACGGTGGTGTTTACTGTATGGTTGCAGGAAAACCAATTCTTGAGCATATCAAAGAAGCTGCTGAAGGGGCTGCTGCGATTATTGCTATTGGTTCATGTTCTGCATGGGGTGGTGTACCTGCTACTGGGGGCAACCCAACAGGCGCTAAATCACTGGAAGCTATTTTACCGGGTAAAACCGTTATCAATATTCCAGGATGTCCACCAAACCCACATAACTTTTTAGCTACTGTTGCACATATTATTACTTTCAATAAATTGCCTAAGTTAGATAGCAAAAACAGACCGCTTTTTGCTTATGAGCGTTTAATTCACGAAAACTGTGAACGTCGCCCTCATTTTGATGCGGGTCGTTTTGCTAAAGAATTTGGTGATGAAGGTCATCGTCAAGGCTGGTGTTTATACCATTTAGGCTGTAAAGGCCCTGAAACTTATGGTAACTGCCCTACATTAGAATTCTGTGATGTCGGTGGTGGGATCTGGCCTGTCGGTATCGGTCACCCTTGCTATGGTTGTAACGAAGAAGGTATCGGCTTTACTAAAGGTATTTTCCAATTAGCGAACGTTTATCAGCCAACACCAAAAGCACAAGTGCCTGATGTTAATGCAAAAGAAGGTGGTGGTGTCTCTTATGGTGCTGCTGGCTTACTGGGTGCTGTCGTGGGTGCAGTTGCGGGTGTCAGTGTGATGGCTGTGCGTCAATTAGGCCGTGACAAGAATGCCACAGGAGCCTCACAGGAGGATAAACGGTGA
- the hybB gene encoding Ni/Fe-hydrogenase cytochrome b subunit: protein MSSHDPRPLGGKLFTLAVRVFLPLAVLGFILIGKRLVLGLGDVSDLNGGYPWGIWIAFDLLIGTGFACGGWALAWAVYVFNKGEFHPLVRPALLASLFGYSLGGLSIAIDIGRYWNMPHFFMPQYFNVNSVLFETATCMTIYIMVMALEFLPALLERLGWKVSLKRLNKAMFFIIGLGALLPTMHQSSMGSLMISAGWKVHPLWQSYEMLPLFSLLTAFLLGFTIVIFEGSLLKASRTMNDDETPLFTKLTKVIEVLLIAFLVCRWGEVIWNGKLSYIGNGDMFSWLFIAESALLLLPLILMHLNNNRRSPKMLFVCAVFILIGAAMWRMNYSLVAYNPGNGYHYFPTASELLISVGFVAFEVTAYILIIRLLPVLPAQTDSNIQLKKAEVKS from the coding sequence ATGTCGAGTCATGATCCTCGTCCACTTGGCGGTAAGTTATTTACTCTCGCAGTAAGAGTATTTTTACCGCTTGCTGTGCTCGGTTTTATTCTTATTGGTAAGCGTTTGGTATTGGGTCTGGGCGATGTCTCTGATTTGAATGGGGGATATCCTTGGGGGATTTGGATTGCCTTTGACTTATTGATAGGAACAGGCTTTGCATGTGGCGGTTGGGCGCTTGCATGGGCTGTTTATGTCTTTAATAAAGGGGAGTTTCACCCGTTAGTACGCCCTGCATTGTTAGCGAGCTTGTTCGGCTATTCATTAGGTGGTTTATCTATCGCCATTGATATCGGTCGTTATTGGAACATGCCTCACTTCTTTATGCCGCAATACTTTAACGTTAACTCAGTGTTGTTTGAAACAGCGACCTGTATGACCATCTATATTATGGTGATGGCATTAGAATTCTTACCGGCGTTATTAGAACGTTTAGGTTGGAAAGTGTCGTTGAAGCGTCTTAATAAAGCGATGTTCTTTATTATTGGTCTTGGGGCTTTACTGCCAACCATGCACCAATCTTCAATGGGATCGTTAATGATTTCAGCAGGTTGGAAAGTACACCCACTGTGGCAATCTTATGAGATGTTACCGCTGTTTTCTCTGTTAACGGCCTTTCTCCTTGGTTTCACTATCGTTATTTTTGAAGGTTCGCTGTTAAAGGCAAGCCGCACCATGAACGATGATGAAACACCGCTATTTACCAAATTAACCAAAGTGATTGAAGTGTTACTGATTGCTTTCTTGGTATGTCGCTGGGGCGAAGTTATTTGGAACGGTAAACTGAGTTATATCGGAAATGGGGATATGTTCTCGTGGTTATTCATTGCTGAAAGTGCATTATTGTTACTTCCTCTTATTTTGATGCATTTAAATAATAACCGCCGTAGTCCAAAAATGTTGTTTGTCTGTGCTGTATTTATCCTAATTGGCGCAGCAATGTGGCGTATGAACTACTCTTTAGTTGCTTACAATCCAGGCAATGGTTACCACTATTTCCCAACAGCAAGTGAATTGCTGATTTCTGTTGGTTTCGTTGCATTTGAAGTAACAGCTTACATTCTTATTATCCGTTTACTGCCGGTTTTACCAGCACAAACAGACTCAAATATACAATTAAAAAAGGCTGAGGTTAAATCATGA
- the exbD gene encoding TonB system transport protein ExbD — translation MAMRLGDDSGDDNELHDINVTPFIDVMLVLLIIFMVAAPLATVDIKVNLPASSAKPQPRPEKPVYLTIKSDKQIFIGEEMVTHETMANVLDTMTQANKETTIFFQADKTVDYETLMSAMDSLRKAGYLKVGLVGMETVSTGG, via the coding sequence ATGGCAATGCGTCTTGGTGATGATTCAGGTGATGATAATGAATTGCATGATATCAATGTGACGCCTTTTATTGATGTCATGTTGGTTCTACTCATTATCTTTATGGTGGCGGCACCTTTAGCTACTGTTGATATAAAAGTAAATTTACCCGCTTCAAGTGCTAAACCACAGCCTCGCCCTGAAAAGCCTGTTTATTTAACGATTAAGTCGGATAAACAAATTTTCATTGGTGAAGAGATGGTCACACATGAAACGATGGCGAATGTGTTAGATACCATGACACAAGCAAACAAAGAGACAACAATCTTTTTCCAAGCTGATAAAACGGTTGATTATGAAACGTTAATGTCGGCAATGGATTCGCTAAGAAAAGCGGGTTATCTCAAAGTGGGGCTGGTGGGAATGGAAACCGTCTCTACGGGTGGTTAA
- a CDS encoding HyaD/HybD family hydrogenase maturation endopeptidase, translating into MRTLVLGIGNLLLSDEGIGVRIVEALEERFSLPENVDVIDGGTSGMEILQDIAARDLLIVADAVRSNHEPGSIFVLHDDDVPALFTQKISPHQLGLSDVLMALRMTDEFPRKLILVGIEPASLEPSMSLSDIGQKSMEIALEHVVNILREYGIPVTPKEVTA; encoded by the coding sequence ATGCGAACTCTCGTCTTAGGTATTGGTAATTTATTACTAAGCGATGAAGGCATTGGTGTTCGTATAGTAGAAGCGCTCGAAGAGCGCTTCTCTTTACCAGAGAACGTCGATGTTATTGATGGTGGCACATCTGGCATGGAAATTTTGCAAGATATCGCCGCCAGAGATCTCCTGATTGTTGCTGATGCAGTAAGAAGTAATCATGAACCGGGCAGTATTTTTGTCTTACATGATGATGATGTTCCCGCGCTTTTTACACAGAAAATCTCACCTCATCAATTAGGCTTATCTGATGTGCTTATGGCATTGCGTATGACAGATGAATTTCCACGTAAGCTTATTTTAGTGGGTATTGAACCTGCTTCATTAGAGCCAAGCATGTCACTGTCTGACATTGGTCAAAAATCAATGGAAATTGCGTTAGAACATGTCGTCAATATTTTGCGTGAATATGGTATTCCTGTCACACCCAAAGAGGTAACAGCATGA